CGGCGTCGGCGAACGCCGCGCTGTCGGTGATCAGGATCGACTGGGCCGAGCGGTCGTGCTCGGCCTGGGCGAGGAGGTCGGCGGCGATCCAGGCCGGATCGTTGCCGTCGTCGGCGACGACAAGGATTTCCGACGGTCCGGCGATCATGTCGATGCCGACCGTGCCGAAGACCTGGCGCTTGGCGGCGGCGACGAACGCATTGCCCGGCCCGACGATCTTGGCGACCGGCTTGATGGTCTCTGTGCCATAGGCGAGCGCCGCGACGGCCTGCGCCCCGCCGATGCGGTAGATTTCCGAAACGCCGGCGAGCCTTGCGGCCGTCAGCACCAGCGGATTGACGACGCCGTCGGGCGTCGGCACGACCATGGCGATGCGCTTGACGCCGGCAACGAGGGCCGGCACGGCGTTCATCAGCACCGAGCTCGGATAGGCCGCCGTGCCGCCCGGAACGTAGAGCCCGGCCGATTCCACCGCCGTCCAGCGCGAGCCGAGTTCGACGCCCGTGGAATCCTTGTAGCGGTCGTCGCCCGGCACCTGGCGGCCGTGATGGGCGGCGATGCGGTCGCGGGCGAGCGTCAGCGCCGCGCGCGTTTCGTCATCGACGCTGGCGACGGCGGCGTCGACCTCTTCAGCCGAAATGGCGAGGCCGGTCTGGGTCAGGTCCAGCCGGTCGAATCTCTTCGTGTAGTCGAAGAGCGCGGCATCGCCCCGGGCGCGCACATCGGCGATGATCTCGCGCACCACCGCGTCGACGTCCTCCGACACCTCGCGCTTGGTGGCAAGCAACGCCTGAAAGTCTGCCTCGAAACTGTCCTTGCGGCTGTCGAGCCTGATCGCCACGCCTTTGGTCTCCCGGTTTCGGCCCCCCAAAGGGCCGGTCGGCTACGCGTTGTTTTCGCCGTCAGTTTCGTCCGTGTCGTGCTGCGGCTTCGATTTCGTCTCCCAGGCAGCGCCGAGGTCGGAAAGCTGCGCCTCCAGGCACTCCACCTCCAGCCGGATCGTGCCGCCGCCGGCAAAGGCCAGTTCCACCGTGCCCTCCGGCTCCTCTGCGGCGGAGAACCGGACGGCCAGCAGGGCCAGCACCTCGTCCTTGTCGGCCGGCGTCAGGTTATGCGCCTGGGCCCGCCGCACCCGGTCGAAATGCAGCACGGCGCGCCGCCGCTCGAACCCGTTCTTGGCCGTCCTGTCCGCCTTTTCCCAGGCGAACCGGTTCATGGCGACGAGGAAGCGCTGCTGCTTCGGCATCCACTTGATGTCGCCGGTCTTCAGGACCGCGTCCTGGACATGCGCCGACACGATATCGAGGTCTTCGCTGTCGAGGGCTATCAGCTTCAGTGCGTTCATGGTGCGTCGTTCGTTTCCGGAAATACCCGTCCGTCGCCGGCAAGG
This genomic stretch from Rhodobium gokarnense harbors:
- a CDS encoding DUF2948 family protein, whose amino-acid sequence is MNALKLIALDSEDLDIVSAHVQDAVLKTGDIKWMPKQQRFLVAMNRFAWEKADRTAKNGFERRRAVLHFDRVRRAQAHNLTPADKDEVLALLAVRFSAAEEPEGTVELAFAGGGTIRLEVECLEAQLSDLGAAWETKSKPQHDTDETDGENNA
- the hisD gene encoding histidinol dehydrogenase, which encodes MAIRLDSRKDSFEADFQALLATKREVSEDVDAVVREIIADVRARGDAALFDYTKRFDRLDLTQTGLAISAEEVDAAVASVDDETRAALTLARDRIAAHHGRQVPGDDRYKDSTGVELGSRWTAVESAGLYVPGGTAAYPSSVLMNAVPALVAGVKRIAMVVPTPDGVVNPLVLTAARLAGVSEIYRIGGAQAVAALAYGTETIKPVAKIVGPGNAFVAAAKRQVFGTVGIDMIAGPSEILVVADDGNDPAWIAADLLAQAEHDRSAQSILITDSAAFADAVEAAVADQLKTLPREEIASASWQDFGATIVVDSLEDAPALVDRVAPEHLELAVADPEGLFARITNAGAVFLGRHTPETIGDYVGGSNHVLPTARSARFSSGLSVLDFVKRTSILKCDPASLRTLSGAAVALAEAEGLHAHGRSVTIRLN